A window of the Acidovorax sp. YS12 genome harbors these coding sequences:
- a CDS encoding glycine zipper 2TM domain-containing protein, whose translation MKTRYLLAVTTLASAFALGGCASAPTHNQLGTAAGAVAGGVAGHVLFGGPLGTVGGAAAGAVIGNEMSKSRRR comes from the coding sequence CTGAAGACCCGTTACCTGCTTGCCGTGACCACGCTGGCATCCGCATTTGCCCTGGGCGGCTGCGCCAGCGCACCGACCCACAACCAGTTGGGTACCGCCGCAGGTGCCGTCGCTGGCGGCGTGGCGGGCCATGTGCTGTTCGGCGGCCCGCTGGGTACCGTGGGCGGTGCCGCAGCGGGCGCGGTGATCGGCAACGAAATGAGCAAATCCAGGCGCCGCTGA
- a CDS encoding DedA family protein, with protein sequence MELVSFLIDFILHVDKYLEAFVANYGAWVYALLFLIVFVETGVVVMPFLPGDSLLFIVGALSGAGLLNFPLACAILLVAAILGDQCNYTIGRYFGPKVFQWEDSRWFNKRAFDQAHAFYERYGGITIVLARFMPFIRTFAPFVAGVAAMGRGKFSAYNVGGALVWVLGICTAGYFFGNLPWVRQHLEKIIWGLILVPGLIALFGAWRAGRKTA encoded by the coding sequence ATGGAACTCGTCAGCTTTCTCATCGACTTCATCCTGCATGTGGACAAGTACCTGGAGGCCTTCGTCGCCAACTACGGCGCCTGGGTGTACGCGCTGCTGTTCCTCATCGTCTTCGTGGAGACGGGCGTGGTGGTCATGCCCTTCCTGCCGGGCGACTCGCTGCTGTTCATCGTCGGCGCGCTCAGCGGCGCGGGGCTGCTGAACTTCCCGCTGGCCTGCGCCATCCTGCTGGTGGCGGCCATCCTGGGCGACCAGTGCAACTACACCATCGGGCGCTATTTCGGGCCGAAGGTGTTCCAGTGGGAGGATTCGCGCTGGTTCAACAAGCGGGCCTTCGACCAGGCGCATGCGTTCTACGAGCGCTACGGCGGCATCACCATCGTGCTGGCGCGCTTCATGCCCTTCATCCGCACCTTCGCGCCCTTCGTGGCGGGCGTGGCAGCCATGGGCCGGGGCAAGTTCTCGGCCTACAACGTGGGCGGCGCGCTGGTGTGGGTGCTGGGCATCTGCACGGCGGGCTATTTCTTCGGCAACCTGCCCTGGGTGCGCCAGCACCTGGAGAAGATCATCTGGGGCCTGATCCTGGTGCCGGGGCTGATCGCCCTCTTCGGCGCCTGGCGCGCCGGGCGTAAAACGGCGTAA
- a CDS encoding mechanosensitive ion channel family protein, producing MNTQDIWHFLSTQGTEFGIKLLTAIAAWIVGRWLIALAVGLMGKLLARGGKIDATLANYLKSITSVVLNVILILAILDIFGVKTTSFAALLAGAGLAIGAAWSGMLGNFAAGVFMQVLRPYKVGDFISAGGVVGTVTELGLFATTLTTPDNVMTVVGNGKIFADNIQNYSALPVRRVDCVAKVANSVNPLDAIARLRPVIAAIPNVAASPAPDIEILEFTPEGPKLCVRPYTHTDHYWQVYFDTHKAIVETFGTAGYPVPETPMAYRNAPLA from the coding sequence ATGAACACGCAGGACATCTGGCACTTCCTCTCCACCCAGGGCACGGAGTTCGGCATCAAGCTGCTCACGGCCATCGCTGCCTGGATCGTGGGCCGCTGGCTGATCGCGCTGGCTGTCGGCCTGATGGGCAAGCTGCTGGCGCGCGGCGGCAAGATCGACGCCACGCTGGCGAACTACCTCAAGTCCATCACCTCGGTGGTGCTCAACGTCATCCTGATCCTGGCGATCCTGGACATCTTCGGCGTCAAGACCACCTCGTTCGCCGCGCTGCTGGCGGGCGCGGGCCTGGCCATCGGCGCGGCCTGGAGCGGCATGCTGGGCAACTTCGCCGCCGGGGTCTTCATGCAGGTGCTGCGTCCCTACAAGGTGGGCGACTTCATCAGCGCGGGCGGCGTGGTCGGCACGGTGACGGAGCTGGGCCTGTTCGCCACCACCCTGACCACGCCCGACAACGTGATGACCGTGGTGGGCAACGGCAAGATCTTCGCCGACAACATCCAGAACTACAGCGCCCTGCCCGTGCGCCGCGTGGACTGCGTGGCCAAGGTCGCCAACAGCGTGAACCCGCTGGACGCCATCGCGCGCCTCAGGCCGGTGATCGCCGCCATCCCCAACGTGGCGGCCAGCCCGGCGCCCGACATCGAGATCCTGGAATTCACCCCCGAGGGCCCGAAGCTGTGCGTGCGCCCCTACACGCACACCGACCACTACTGGCAGGTCTATTTCGACACGCACAAGGCCATCGTCGAGACCTTCGGCACGGCCGGCTACCCCGTGCCCGAAACGCCCATGGCCTACCGCAACGCGCCGCTGGCCTGA